Within the Candidatus Reidiella endopervernicosa genome, the region AGTGATGGCCGAGCGAGTCGTTGATCACTTTAAAACGATCGAGATCGATGAAGAGGATCGCTACGTTGCCATGGATACGTTTCGCCTTGGCGATCGCCATCTCCAGGCGGTCCTGCATCAGGGTGCGGTTGGGCAGGCCAGTGAGTGCATCATGGTGCGCCATATGCTGGATGCGTTCCTCCTTCTCTTTGTAGCTCGTGGCGTCGGAGAAGATGGCGATGTAGTTGCAGATATGACCGGCACCATCACTCAGTGTGGTAATGGTGAGCCACTCGGGGAAGACGGTACCGTCCTTGCGGCGGTTCCAGATCTCCCCCTTCCAGTAACCCGTCTCCCTTACCTGCTCCCACATCTCGGTGTAGAACGTCTCATCGTGGCGCCCGGAGGAGAGGAGCGCTGAGGCTGCCCCACCACCTCTTCAAGGCTATAGCCGGTGATGTCGTAAAACTCTCGTTAACCGTAACGATATGATTATCTGCATCGGTGATCAGGATCGCCTCTCCGCTGTGCTTGAAAACCATACCCCACAGCAGTAGCTGATCATGGCTCACCTTCTCCTGACTGATGTCGTGCAGGATCAGCGTCTCGCCAACATGGTTCCCATCATCATCGAGCAGCATCGAACTGATCGAGCGGACATAGATCGATGAACCATCATCTCTGGCGTAGTGTTCGATACCACTGTTATTGCTCTCGGCAAAATCATCGCTATCGCAGAAGAGCTGCTCGGTAGGTAGTCTCAGCTCATCGCTTACGACCTCGCATCTCTTCGCTGCTATAACCAAACATCCGCTCTGCTGCAGGATTCCAGTTCACCACGCTGCGGTCGAGGTTGGTGGTAATGATCGCCTCACTGGTCTGCTCGATGATCCCCGCCAGCATTCGGTCACGTTCTGCACTATCGCGAATGTTCTCGGTCATCTCCTCAGCCAGCTGTGCGGCACGCTGCTGCAGCACCTCATTGTTCTCCTGCAGCTCCTTGACCAGAATCGCATTCTGCCTGGCGATCTGAATGTCGTAACTCAGCAGCAGCAGTGTGCCGAGCATTAGAAGCAGCGTGACCGAGGCGGTAACTACCGCCAGGGTGGCACTATCCAGCCCGGTCGGATCTGCGAGACAGATGGCATTAGGATCGAAGTAGGCGGCGCCCATCGCCACGTAGTGCATGCCCGAGATCGCCACTCCCATCACTACCGAGCTGAGCAGCTTCTTGGCCGAGAACATCATCACCGGCCCATCGTCACTATTGTGGAAGGCAAGCTTGAGCGCGTAGAGCGAGGCGGCGAAGGCTATCAGGAACGAGAGCGCCACCATCATCGGTTCATACTGAATCGGCGGTGACATCTTCAATGCCGCCATACCGGTGTAGTGCATCGCCGCAATGCCACTACCCATCAACAGACCGCTGGCAATGAGCGTTCTAAGCCGGTGAATGCCGTTACGGATCAGTGCCAGCGCAAACAGCGAAGCGACAATCGCCATCACAATCGAGGCGAAGGTAATCGGGATATCGTAGGCGAGTGGAATCGACAGGTGGAAGGCGAGCATACCGACAAAGTGCATCGACCAGATGCCGACACCCATCGCAACGGCACCGCCCATGAGCCAGTACCACCCCTTGCGCCCCTGTACATGCGGGACTTTGGCGGCAAGACTCAGCGCGGTAAAACCCGCCAGGATTGCCAAAACAACAGAGAGGGTGACTAGCCAGTAGTCGTAGTAGTAGTTCATTGCGTGGAGTGGGTCCGCAGCAGGTTCAACGTTCACCTACTGGCACATAAAATTACTATGCAGCAAGTCGTGACTGAGACCAATCCGTGTCATAACTAATTCTATGGATTCTAATATGGATAGCCCCCGCCATACACCCGCAGAAACAAAGGGTATTAGCTAGACTCATTACAATATTGCCTGCAGACGACGGCACTGCCGGTGAGCACCGTCGTCTGACGCTTGAAAAACGGTTAGAGCAGATAGTGATGCCGCTAATCGATAACTTCGTAAATCGCGTCGATCTGTCGCTCCGCCTCGTGCCAGTCCTGATGCACATTACCGCCATCAAAACCGCGCTCTTCGGCAATGTAGTAGGCCGCCTCGGCGATCATGTGACGCCTGACACCGGCACT harbors:
- a CDS encoding MHYT domain-containing protein, which encodes MNVEPAADPLHAMNYYYDYWLVTLSVVLAILAGFTALSLAAKVPHVQGRKGWYWLMGGAVAMGVGIWSMHFVGMLAFHLSIPLAYDIPITFASIVMAIVASLFALALIRNGIHRLRTLIASGLLMGSGIAAMHYTGMAALKMSPPIQYEPMMVALSFLIAFAASLYALKLAFHNSDDGPVMMFSAKKLLSSVVMGVAISGMHYVAMGAAYFDPNAICLADPTGLDSATLAVVTASVTLLLMLGTLLLLSYDIQIARQNAILVKELQENNEVLQQRAAQLAEEMTENIRDSAERDRMLAGIIEQTSEAIITTNLDRSVVNWNPAAERMFGYSSEEMRGRKR